The region GATAACAGCCTTCACAAAAACTTAGGAATTCGGGTAGTATCTCTTCAATTGTTCTAGAACCAATTACCATCTCATCTGTAATACTTGTTAACTTTTGTATATGGTATGGGATCGGCACTTCAGGATTAATAAATGTAGAGAAACGGTCAACAATGGTACCATGTTGTATTTTTACTGCACCAATTTCTATAATTTTATCTTTTACAGAGCTAAATCCAGTTGTCTCGATATCAAAAACTACACAAGTATCTTCAATTCCTTGTCCACACTCTCCCTGTACGATATCCTTCATATCATCAACAACATAAGCTTCCATACCATAGATAATCTTGAAGTCCTTCGCACGCTGCATCTTTTCTTCATCATCCTTATAATCCTTCGGATTAATTGCATGAGATGCTTCTGGAAAGGCCTGAACAACACCATGATCGGTAATCGCAACCGCTTTATGTCCCCATTCGAATGCTGTTTTAACAAGTGCTTGCGGATCTACCACCGCATCCATATCACTCATCATCGTATGAGCATGTAATTCTACACGTTTGTTTTCGTAGCGGTCAACTCGTTTTTCAATAAAGCTTGGAATTTTTTTAATTCCTATAATAGAATTTATTGTAATCTCACGACTATACGTATCATAAAGGGCCATCCCCTTTAAACGGATAAACATACCTTTTTTAATCTGACCACGAATGTCCTCAATCTCTTCTGTTCGAACAAATATTTTTGCTGAAATTGTATCCGTAAAATCAGTTACATTAAAGGAAATTAAAAACTTCTCGTTTCGTAACTCTCTTTCTTCTGTAAATAGAATCTTTCCACGAATTACAACCTCACCAATTTCCTCTTGAATATCCTTAATTGGTATGGAATCTCCTTCAAATGGTCGACCATAAATAATATCCGGATCATCTGGAAGCTTCTTTTTGTATGCTTTCGCCTTATCATACGCACTGTTTTTCTTGTCTGATTGTGAGAATTTATCGTCCTTAATTTGTTTCTTTTCTTCTTTCTTCTTTTCAACGTTAAGTTCTGACTTACTTTCTATGCTATCTTTTCCTGCAAGATTATTACCATCCACATTCGAAGAAGACAGTTCAAATGGAATTTCTGCACGAATCTCATCGCTAACCTCTCCACTTGTTTCCATAGACCCACTGGCATTTTGTTTTGCTTTCTCTCTTCGTGCCTGTGGATACTCTTCTTCCTCTTTCGCTTCCTCTATTAGTTCATAAAATTCAAATCGAATATCGACAGGAATACAAAACCGTTGTTCAAACATTGGTTCTAAAAACACTTTAATCTCCTCAGACTTTTTCTGATTCAAGAAAGTATCTGGAAGCTTAAATATCATTTTATAGCCATCAAAAGAAATCTCTGCCATACGAAGAATATTGTAGTTCATGACACTACTGTCATTCAGCTCTTCTAGAATATTATCGCTGTGCATATTCCATAATGATTCCGGGGTATATTGCGAAGAAAGTTGATAGGTTTCTATCAACTTTACTCGACTTTTGGTTGATGAAAAAAGCTGCTTTTGCAGCTGAAATTCCATCATTTTTATTTGTTTCCTACTAATCAGATGAGTACTCTGTATGTAGATATGAACATTGCCATTATTCTTCGATACCAACGCCTTTAATACGCTGATATCGGAGAATAATTCATAAATTTCTTTTTCTACATTCAGTGTATCAAACACTTCAAAAAATAACATAATAACATCCATTCTAGCGCTTTACGCCTTATTCTTGACAAGAAAAAGTTCGCGAAGCGTACTTTTTCTTGTTTATACTTATCTCGATTAAAAAACCAGTAAGGGTTTGATAAGAGATACGTACTACAATCCATATCCTGAATATTAACTGTTAGTTAACAAGATAAAAACTATATAGGAAATAAGTTGAAAAAAATACTTCTCTCAACTTATTTCCTATTGATTATATAAAGCTATCCAATTCCTTCTTAAGCTCTGCTAATAGAGATTCTTCTGGTACAGTACGGATAATTTCACCTTTTTTAATAATGCATCCGACACCTCTACCACCTGCTACGCCAAGGTCCGCTTCTTTTGCTTCTCCAGGGCCATTAACAGCGCAACCCATTACTGCTACTTTTATATCTAAATCATAGCCAGATACTAAATCTTCCACTTGTTTTGCAAGACCGATTAAATCGATTTGAGTACGACCGCAGGTCGGACATGATACAACTTCTACTCCGCCTTTTCGTAATCCTAAAGTCTTTAATATAATCTTTGCTGAACGAATTTCTTCGAGTGGCTTATCTGTTAAGGAAACTCGAATGGTATCACCGATACCTTGATTTAAAATTAATCCAAGACCTATCGATGATTTGATATTACCTGCTACGATAGAGCCTGATTCTGTAATACCGACATGCAGCGGATAATTTGTCTTCTGAGCGATTAATTCATGTGCTTTCACACACATAAGTACATCTGATGACTTAATACTAATTACCATATTATCATAGCCTAATTTTTCAATCAAATGAACTTTATCTAGCGCGCTCTCTACTAGACCTTCTGCAGTTACATGCCCATATTTATCTACAATATGTTTTTCTAAGGACCCAGAGTTTACTCCAACACGGATTGGAATATTACGTTCCTTTGCCACATCGATAACCGCTTTTACACGTTCTATGTCTCCAATATTCCCTGGATTAATACGAATCTTATCTGCGCCACTTTCCATAGCAGCAATTGCTAAGCGATAATCAAAATGGATATCAGCAACCAAAGGGATATGAATTTTCTTCTTAATTTCCCTCAGTGCTCCTGCAGCTTCCATAGTAGGAACTGCGCATCGAATAATATCACAGCCTGCTTCTTCAAGTTCTAATATCTGATTGACAGTAGCAGTGATATCCTCCGTTTTTGTATTTGTCATGGATTGAATCAAGATTGGATTACCTCCACCAATCTGTCGATTCCCAATGGTAATTACTTTTGTTTTATCGCGATACATAATATCCTCTTTTCTATGCCACTACGTGGCTTTTTAAAACAGGTAAGTTCCTTCCCTGATGAGGTTAACTTCTAGAAGAAAACATTCTTAATATCATTAAAGAATAAGAATACCATTAATATCATCAAAGCAATAAACCCAAGCATGTGAACAAAGCCTTCTTTTTCTCTATTTAATGGCTTTCCACGTACTGCTTCAATGATTAAGAATATCAATCTTCCACCATCTAGTGCTGGGATAGGAAGGAGATTCATTACTCCAAGGTTTGCACTTAATAAAATACCCCAGTTAAAGAGTAAGATAATAACATTTTTAATACCAATGTCTTGTTTTGCATCTACTACACTTCCAAGCTCGCTAACAATTCGTACTGGTCCTCCCAGTTCATCTGCTCCAACCTTGCCAGTAAAGAGCTTACCAAGGCTTTTTACTGTTGTTTCTATCCAGTAACGGACTTCTGAAATACTATAACGAACAACTCCAAAAACACCTGTTTTTTCATATCCTTGGTTATAGTTAAATCCAATGGTATACCACTCCGTCATACGTGGTGTAACATCCACAGTATTTGATTTTTCATTGTGTGTATAGGTAATAGAAAGCGCAGATCCATCGAGTGGATGACTTTCTAAATAAGAACTAAATTCCGCGCTAGTCTTAACCTCAGTCCCATTAATTGCGGTAATGACATCACCATTCTTGATACCAGCGTCTTTAAAAGCAGAGCTCTCTAGTAAAGTAATCTGAGCTTCTCCTTGAGAATCTGGAGCATAAGAAATACCTAGCATATAGCGTTTTTCAGCGCTTGGTATTAATGTTGTTGATAACTTCTCACCATTTCTCTTAAATTTAACTGTAATTGGGTTCTGTGACTTAATTGGCTTGAAATCAAAATGCGTCGATATATCTCTTGCAAATACAACATTTTCACCATCAATTTGGGTGATGATATCCCCTACTTGTAGTCCTGCATCTGCACCGGCACTACCCTCAGGTACATTAACAACAC is a window of Lachnoclostridium phytofermentans ISDg DNA encoding:
- the rseP gene encoding RIP metalloprotease RseP gives rise to the protein MKIIVALLIFGVIITFHELGHFLLAKKNGIVVTEFSIGMGPRLFSKVYHDTRYSLKLLPIGGSCMMLGEDEVNDNEGAFNNKSVWARISAIFAGPLFNFILAFFLALFVVGMVGYDPARVVNVPEGSAGADAGLQVGDIITQIDGENVVFARDISTHFDFKPIKSQNPITVKFKRNGEKLSTTLIPSAEKRYMLGISYAPDSQGEAQITLLESSAFKDAGIKNGDVITAINGTEVKTSAEFSSYLESHPLDGSALSITYTHNEKSNTVDVTPRMTEWYTIGFNYNQGYEKTGVFGVVRYSISEVRYWIETTVKSLGKLFTGKVGADELGGPVRIVSELGSVVDAKQDIGIKNVIILLFNWGILLSANLGVMNLLPIPALDGGRLIFLIIEAVRGKPLNREKEGFVHMLGFIALMILMVFLFFNDIKNVFF
- the ispG gene encoding flavodoxin-dependent (E)-4-hydroxy-3-methylbut-2-enyl-diphosphate synthase, which encodes MYRDKTKVITIGNRQIGGGNPILIQSMTNTKTEDITATVNQILELEEAGCDIIRCAVPTMEAAGALREIKKKIHIPLVADIHFDYRLAIAAMESGADKIRINPGNIGDIERVKAVIDVAKERNIPIRVGVNSGSLEKHIVDKYGHVTAEGLVESALDKVHLIEKLGYDNMVISIKSSDVLMCVKAHELIAQKTNYPLHVGITESGSIVAGNIKSSIGLGLILNQGIGDTIRVSLTDKPLEEIRSAKIILKTLGLRKGGVEVVSCPTCGRTQIDLIGLAKQVEDLVSGYDLDIKVAVMGCAVNGPGEAKEADLGVAGGRGVGCIIKKGEIIRTVPEESLLAELKKELDSFI